One Ignavibacterium sp. DNA segment encodes these proteins:
- a CDS encoding SLBB domain-containing protein — MISKIISSVILFLLLFNNSYSQILPTYPERSFRSFTDSSFSNYMQASEGVINPDEYKVGPGDKIFISISGVEERIFNLLINHEGYLYIPRVGAVDLRNKSLAEAKQSILEILNKNFRNVDIYIALADVRKIKVSLIGDVVKPATYTLTSNSRLLDLIKTSPGLTSTSDIRNIKIINRDNDTLSIDFLSFLRLGKIENNPFLIDGDAVIVDKVDKTVFINGQIKYPANYEFREGESIYDFIKLAGGLKYKAKTDSIEVVSFDKDGKKQVSRFYSIEYLKNNNVHLQFSDQVLVREISEYYDEQWVTISGFVKYPGIYKIIKDQTTLSELINQAGGFLKDAGLVDASVFRTDADSSYDPEFERLKLIPRADMTEDEYDYLKAKSRQRYGKVVVDFRALFFRNQLSEDIVLKRNDVITIPERRNYITLIGQIVNPGNIVYDSKLSVKDYIALAGGFSWRAIESDVRVIKVNTGEWIDADDVEQLDPGDTIWVLEDPPGPKFWEIFTTTISVLGQVAAVIAATVAVIVATR; from the coding sequence TTGATAAGCAAAATAATATCATCTGTTATTTTATTTCTTTTACTTTTTAATAATTCATATTCACAGATACTTCCTACATATCCAGAAAGATCTTTCCGTTCATTTACCGATAGTTCATTTTCAAATTATATGCAGGCATCAGAAGGTGTGATAAATCCTGATGAATATAAAGTAGGACCAGGCGACAAAATATTTATTTCGATTAGTGGAGTGGAAGAAAGAATTTTTAACTTACTGATCAATCACGAAGGATATTTATATATTCCCAGAGTTGGCGCAGTTGATTTAAGAAATAAATCACTTGCAGAAGCGAAACAAAGTATTTTAGAAATACTTAATAAAAATTTCAGAAATGTTGATATCTACATTGCCCTGGCAGATGTAAGGAAAATAAAAGTATCCTTAATCGGCGATGTAGTTAAACCAGCAACATATACTCTAACCTCCAATTCAAGATTATTAGATCTTATTAAAACATCTCCGGGTTTAACGTCAACCTCAGATATAAGAAATATAAAAATAATAAACAGAGATAATGATACACTAAGTATTGATTTCCTTTCTTTTCTTAGATTGGGTAAAATTGAAAACAATCCTTTTTTAATAGATGGAGATGCAGTAATTGTTGACAAAGTTGATAAAACAGTTTTTATTAACGGACAAATAAAATATCCGGCTAATTATGAATTCAGAGAAGGTGAATCTATTTATGACTTTATTAAACTTGCTGGCGGATTAAAATACAAAGCAAAAACAGATTCGATTGAAGTGGTTAGTTTTGATAAAGATGGAAAAAAACAAGTAAGCCGTTTCTATTCAATTGAATATCTGAAGAATAATAATGTCCATCTGCAATTTAGTGATCAGGTTTTAGTCAGAGAGATAAGCGAGTATTATGATGAGCAGTGGGTTACAATAAGTGGTTTTGTAAAATATCCTGGTATTTATAAGATTATTAAAGATCAGACAACTCTAAGTGAATTGATTAATCAAGCTGGCGGATTTCTTAAAGATGCTGGTTTGGTTGATGCTTCAGTTTTCAGAACAGATGCCGATTCAAGCTATGATCCGGAATTTGAAAGATTAAAACTAATACCGCGTGCAGATATGACCGAAGATGAATATGATTATTTAAAAGCAAAATCAAGACAGCGCTATGGAAAAGTTGTAGTTGATTTTAGAGCTTTGTTTTTTAGAAATCAATTAAGCGAAGATATTGTTCTTAAACGAAATGATGTAATTACAATTCCCGAGAGAAGAAATTATATTACTTTAATCGGGCAGATAGTTAATCCTGGTAATATCGTCTATGATTCAAAATTATCAGTTAAGGATTATATTGCTTTAGCCGGCGGCTTTAGTTGGAGAGCAATTGAAAGCGATGTAAGAGTAATTAAAGTAAATACCGGCGAATGGATTGATGCAGATGATGTTGAACAACTGGATCCAGGAGACACTATCTGGGTTTTAGAAGATCCACCAGGTCCAAAATTCTGGGAAATATTTACAACAACTATTTCAGTACTCGGACAAGTAGCGGCAGTAATTGCAGCTACTGTTGCGGTAATTGTTGCAACGAGGTAA